In Streptomyces hawaiiensis, one genomic interval encodes:
- a CDS encoding response regulator transcription factor: MTSVLVCDDSPLAREALRRAVATVPGVERVTTAANGEEVLRRWGADRSDLILMDVRMPGLGGVETVRRLLSADPGARIIMLTVAEDLDGVALAVAAGARGYLHKDASRAELRATVTQALADPTWRLAPRRLRSAEMGAAPTLTAREIQVLEGMSHGRSNAEIGRELFLSEDTVKTHARRLFKKLGASDRAHAVALGFRWGLVR; this comes from the coding sequence ATGACATCCGTCCTCGTCTGCGACGACTCCCCGCTTGCCCGAGAGGCGCTCCGTCGTGCGGTCGCGACCGTGCCCGGCGTAGAGCGCGTGACGACGGCGGCCAACGGCGAGGAAGTCCTCCGCCGCTGGGGGGCCGACCGCTCGGACCTGATTCTGATGGACGTACGCATGCCCGGCCTGGGCGGCGTCGAGACGGTCCGGCGGCTGCTGTCCGCGGACCCCGGTGCGCGCATCATCATGCTCACCGTCGCCGAGGACCTGGACGGCGTGGCCCTCGCGGTCGCCGCCGGTGCCCGCGGCTATCTGCACAAGGACGCCTCCCGCGCGGAACTGCGCGCGACGGTGACCCAGGCCCTGGCCGACCCGACCTGGCGGCTCGCGCCGCGCCGGCTGCGCTCGGCCGAGATGGGCGCGGCGCCCACGCTCACGGCGCGTGAGATCCAGGTCCTCGAAGGCATGAGTCACGGCCGCTCGAACGCGGAGATCGGTCGTGAGTTGTTCCTCTCCGAGGACACCGTCAAGACGCACGCGCGGCGCCTGTTCAAGAAGCTCGGCGCCTCGGACCGGGCCCACGCCGTGGCGCTCGGCTTCCGGTGGGGTCTGGTGCGCTAG
- a CDS encoding glycerol-3-phosphate dehydrogenase/oxidase, with the protein MRTATLGPAQRAESLASMAERELDVLVVGAGVVGAGTALDAVTRGLSTGLVEARDWASGTSSRSSKLIHGGLRYLEMLDFALVREALKERGLLLERLAPHLVKPVPFLYPLQHKGWERLYAGSGVAMYDAMSMARGHGRGLPMHRHLTRSHALRVAPCLKRDALVGALQYYDAQMDDARYVATLVRTAVAYGAKAANRARVTGFLREGERVVGARVQDVEAGGEYEIRAKQVVNATGVWTDDTQAMVGERGQFHVRASKGIHLVVPRDRIHSTTGLILRTEKSVLFVIPWGRHWIVGTTDTDWDLDKAHPAASSADIDYLLEHVNSVLSVPLTRDDVQGVYAGLRPLLAGESDATSKLSREHTVAHPVPGLVVVAGGKYTTYRVMAKDAVDAAVHGLDMRVAECVTEDVPLLGAEGYRALWNARARIAARTGLHVVRVEHLLNRYGTMTEELLALIAEDPSLGEPLAAADDYLRAEIVYAASHEGARHLDDVLTRRTRISIETFDRGARSARDAAELMAPVLGWDKDQIEREVEHYQKRVEAERESQRQPDDLTADAARLGAPDIVPL; encoded by the coding sequence GTGAGGACAGCGACACTCGGACCGGCGCAGCGCGCCGAGTCACTCGCATCCATGGCCGAGCGCGAGCTGGATGTGCTGGTCGTGGGTGCAGGCGTGGTCGGTGCGGGCACCGCGCTCGACGCCGTGACTCGGGGTTTGTCCACCGGTCTGGTCGAGGCGCGTGACTGGGCGTCCGGCACCTCCAGCCGGTCCAGCAAGCTCATCCACGGTGGCCTGCGCTATCTGGAGATGCTCGACTTCGCGCTCGTCCGCGAGGCCCTGAAGGAGCGCGGCCTGCTGCTGGAGCGGCTCGCCCCGCATCTGGTGAAGCCCGTGCCGTTCCTGTACCCGTTGCAGCACAAGGGCTGGGAGCGGCTGTACGCGGGTTCTGGCGTCGCGATGTACGACGCCATGTCCATGGCTCGCGGTCACGGCCGGGGCCTGCCGATGCACCGCCACCTGACGCGCTCTCACGCCCTGCGCGTGGCCCCCTGCCTGAAGAGGGACGCCCTGGTCGGGGCGTTGCAGTACTACGACGCCCAGATGGACGACGCCCGGTACGTGGCGACCCTGGTGCGCACGGCGGTGGCCTACGGCGCCAAGGCCGCCAACCGCGCGCGGGTGACGGGCTTCCTGCGCGAGGGCGAGCGGGTCGTCGGTGCGCGGGTGCAGGACGTCGAGGCGGGCGGCGAGTACGAGATCCGCGCCAAGCAGGTCGTCAACGCCACCGGCGTGTGGACGGACGACACCCAGGCGATGGTCGGGGAGCGCGGCCAGTTCCACGTCCGGGCGTCCAAGGGCATCCACCTGGTCGTGCCGCGCGACCGGATCCACTCCACGACCGGCCTGATCCTGCGCACGGAGAAGTCGGTGCTGTTCGTCATCCCCTGGGGCCGGCACTGGATCGTCGGCACCACCGACACCGACTGGGACCTCGACAAGGCCCACCCCGCCGCGTCCAGCGCGGACATCGACTACCTGCTGGAACATGTGAACTCGGTGCTCTCGGTGCCGCTCACGAGGGACGACGTCCAGGGCGTATACGCGGGGCTGCGGCCGCTGCTCGCGGGCGAGTCGGACGCCACCAGCAAGCTGTCGCGCGAGCACACCGTGGCGCATCCGGTGCCCGGGCTGGTCGTCGTGGCGGGTGGCAAGTACACGACGTACCGGGTCATGGCCAAGGACGCCGTGGACGCGGCGGTGCACGGGCTCGACATGCGCGTCGCCGAGTGCGTCACCGAGGACGTGCCGCTGCTGGGCGCCGAGGGCTACCGGGCGCTGTGGAACGCGCGGGCGCGGATCGCCGCCCGGACCGGACTCCACGTGGTGCGCGTCGAGCACCTGCTGAACCGCTACGGGACGATGACCGAGGAGCTTCTCGCGCTCATCGCCGAGGATCCGTCGCTGGGCGAGCCGCTGGCGGCGGCCGACGACTATCTGCGCGCCGAGATCGTGTACGCGGCCTCCCACGAGGGGGCGCGACACCTGGACGACGTGCTGACCCGCCGGACGCGCATCTCGATCGAGACCTTCGACCGGGGCGCCCGCAGCGCACGCGACGCCGCCGAGCTGATGGCGCCCGTGCTCGGCTGGGACAAGGACCAGATCGAGCGCGAGGTCGAGCACTACCAGAAGCGGGTGGAGGCCGAGCGGGAATCGCAGCGGCAGCCGGATGACCTGACGGCGGACGCGGCGCGGCTGGGGGCGCCGGACATCGTGCCGCTCTGA
- the guaB gene encoding IMP dehydrogenase: MTANVDGVPGKFATLGLTYDDVLLLPGASEVLPNAVDTSSRISRNVRVNIPLLSAAMDKVTESRMAIAMARQGGVGVLHRNLSIEDQVNQVDLVKRSESGMVTDPITVHPDATLGEADALCAKFRISGVPVTDGNKKLLGIVTNRDMAFETDRTRQVREVMTPMPLVTGKVGISGADAMELLRRHKIEKLPLVDDAGVLKGLITVKDFVKAEQYPNAAKDSEGRLLVGAAVGASPEALERAQALAGAGVDFLVVDTSHGHNSNALSWMAKIKSSVGVDVIGGNVATRDGAQALIDAGVDGIKVGVGPGSICTTRVVAGIGVPQVTAIYEASLAARPAGIPLIGDGGLQYSGDIGKALAAGADTVMLGSLLAGCEESPGELQFINGKQFKSYRGMGSLGAMQSRGQAKSYSKDRYFQAEVGSDDKLVPEGIEGQVPYRGPLANVLHQLVGGLRQTMGYVGAASIDEMETKGRFVRITSAGLKESHPHDIQMTVEAPNYSRNK; encoded by the coding sequence ATGACTGCCAACGTCGACGGAGTGCCCGGTAAATTCGCGACACTCGGGCTGACCTACGACGACGTGCTGCTGCTGCCGGGTGCATCCGAGGTGCTCCCCAACGCGGTCGACACCTCGTCCCGCATCTCCCGCAACGTCCGGGTGAACATCCCGCTGCTCTCGGCGGCGATGGACAAGGTGACCGAGTCCCGCATGGCGATCGCGATGGCACGCCAGGGCGGCGTCGGCGTGCTGCACCGCAACCTCTCCATCGAGGACCAGGTCAACCAGGTCGACCTGGTGAAGCGCTCCGAGTCCGGCATGGTCACCGACCCGATCACGGTGCACCCCGACGCGACGCTGGGCGAGGCCGACGCCCTGTGCGCCAAGTTCCGCATCAGCGGCGTCCCCGTGACGGACGGCAACAAGAAGCTGCTCGGCATCGTCACCAACCGCGACATGGCCTTCGAGACCGACCGCACGCGTCAGGTGCGCGAGGTCATGACCCCGATGCCGCTGGTCACCGGCAAGGTCGGCATCTCCGGCGCCGACGCCATGGAGCTGCTGCGCCGTCACAAGATCGAGAAGCTTCCCCTGGTCGACGACGCGGGTGTCCTCAAGGGCCTCATCACCGTCAAGGACTTCGTCAAGGCCGAGCAGTACCCCAACGCGGCGAAGGACTCCGAGGGCCGGCTGCTCGTCGGCGCGGCCGTGGGCGCCAGCCCCGAGGCTCTGGAGCGCGCCCAGGCGCTCGCCGGGGCGGGCGTGGACTTCCTGGTCGTCGACACCTCGCACGGCCACAACAGCAACGCGCTCAGCTGGATGGCGAAGATCAAGTCGAGCGTGGGCGTCGACGTGATCGGTGGCAACGTCGCCACGCGTGACGGTGCCCAGGCGCTGATCGACGCCGGCGTCGACGGCATCAAGGTGGGCGTGGGCCCCGGCTCGATCTGCACCACCCGCGTGGTCGCCGGTATCGGCGTCCCGCAGGTCACCGCCATCTACGAGGCGTCCCTCGCGGCCCGTCCGGCCGGCATCCCGCTGATCGGTGACGGCGGCCTGCAGTACTCCGGCGACATCGGCAAGGCCCTGGCCGCCGGCGCCGACACGGTGATGCTGGGCAGCCTCCTCGCGGGCTGTGAGGAGTCCCCGGGCGAGCTGCAGTTCATCAACGGCAAGCAGTTCAAGTCGTACCGCGGCATGGGCTCGCTCGGTGCGATGCAGTCCCGCGGCCAGGCCAAGTCGTACTCCAAGGACCGCTACTTCCAGGCCGAGGTCGGCTCCGACGACAAGCTCGTGCCCGAGGGCATCGAGGGGCAGGTGCCCTACCGCGGTCCGCTGGCCAACGTCCTGCACCAGCTCGTCGGCGGTCTGCGCCAGACGATGGGCTACGTGGGCGCCGCCTCCATCGACGAGATGGAGACCAAGGGCCGCTTCGTCCGCATCACGTCGGCCGGCCTCAAGGAGAGCCACCCGCACGACATCCAGATGACGGTCGAGGCACCGAACTACAGCCGCAACAAGTAG
- a CDS encoding nucleotide sugar dehydrogenase encodes MPADLAVIGLGAYGLPLAQAAVAAGIPTIGYRTGPEAGSLSPAELRRMLSGGFRPTTDPAELGRVRTAVICAPTPRGADGGLDLSQLEAAARTLAAHLRPHTTVILESPVYPGTTEEFLRPLLEEGSGLRAGRDFHLAYSPSRVDPGNRDVTPATTPKVIGGLTPACTESAAAFHSRLTDKVVRARGPREAETVQLLETNYRHVNIALVNEMAVLCNDLGVDLWDVIRCAETKPFGFQAFRPGPGVGGHSVPQDMTTPGGRGLRMVELAQQVNSRMPGYVVQRAATLLNEHGKSARGARVLLLGVTYKPDLADLQGTPAQEIALRLMELGAAVSYHDPYVPAWSVLDRPIPRVDSLYEAAADADLTILLQQHRTYDLQGLSVKAQLLLDTRGAAPTGAAHRL; translated from the coding sequence ATGCCCGCAGATCTCGCCGTCATCGGACTCGGCGCGTACGGCCTGCCCCTGGCCCAGGCCGCCGTCGCCGCCGGCATCCCCACCATCGGCTACCGGACCGGACCCGAGGCGGGCTCGCTCAGCCCCGCCGAACTGCGCCGGATGCTCTCGGGGGGCTTCCGGCCGACCACCGACCCGGCCGAACTCGGCCGCGTGCGCACCGCGGTCATCTGCGCGCCGACCCCACGAGGGGCGGACGGCGGGCTCGACCTGAGCCAGCTGGAAGCAGCCGCCCGCACCCTTGCCGCCCATCTGCGCCCCCACACCACGGTGATCCTGGAGTCACCCGTGTACCCGGGGACGACAGAGGAATTCCTGCGTCCGCTCCTCGAAGAGGGCTCCGGCCTGCGCGCGGGCCGCGACTTCCACCTCGCGTACTCCCCCAGCCGCGTCGACCCCGGCAACCGTGACGTCACGCCCGCCACCACCCCCAAGGTCATCGGCGGCCTCACCCCGGCCTGCACCGAGTCGGCCGCCGCGTTCCACTCACGGCTGACCGACAAGGTGGTACGCGCGCGTGGACCCCGCGAAGCGGAGACCGTGCAGCTACTGGAGACCAACTACCGGCACGTGAACATCGCCCTCGTCAACGAGATGGCCGTCCTCTGCAACGACCTGGGCGTCGACCTCTGGGACGTCATCCGCTGCGCGGAGACCAAGCCTTTCGGTTTCCAGGCCTTCCGCCCCGGCCCCGGCGTCGGCGGCCACTCCGTCCCCCAGGACATGACCACCCCCGGCGGCCGCGGCCTGCGCATGGTGGAACTGGCCCAGCAGGTCAACAGCCGCATGCCCGGCTACGTCGTCCAGCGCGCCGCCACGCTCCTCAACGAACACGGCAAGTCGGCCCGGGGCGCGCGCGTGCTCCTCCTCGGCGTCACCTACAAGCCCGACCTCGCCGATCTCCAGGGCACCCCGGCCCAGGAGATCGCCCTGCGCCTGATGGAACTGGGCGCGGCGGTCAGCTACCACGACCCGTACGTCCCCGCCTGGAGCGTCCTCGACCGCCCCATCCCCCGCGTGGACTCCCTCTACGAGGCAGCGGCCGACGCGGACCTGACCATCCTGCTCCAGCAGCACCGCACGTACGACCTCCAGGGCCTGTCGGTGAAGGCCCAGCTGCTCCTGGACACGCGGGGGGCGGCGCCCACGGGGGCGGCGCATCGGTTGTGA
- a CDS encoding serine hydrolase domain-containing protein, whose translation MPPFRTLLALPVAAALLGLPPADSSALSMPPTDALLRLMVTQGRAPAAALLAREGATTRYAAAGSGIARSDHFRAGSITKTFIATVVLQLAAEHRLSLSDTVEQHLPGLVRGAGNDGRTLTLRSLLTHTSGLHDFTADTDGTAPVTPRQALRIALTHPPAALGRFSYSNTNYVLLGMVIQQVTGRSYATEAERRIITPLRLTGTSFPGSRSSLPSPHGRAYAADGTDVTELDPRVAGAAGELVTTLADLDRFYEALLGGRLLPPHWLREMLDTRAAHGAYGMGLLPEKLPCGTTVWGHNGHISGSYVRTAATVDGRRVLTFRVNTDAIADPGLEPAVLAAEFCPRTS comes from the coding sequence ATGCCGCCGTTTCGGACATTGCTGGCCCTGCCGGTGGCCGCCGCCCTCCTCGGTCTGCCGCCGGCCGACTCCTCCGCCCTCTCGATGCCGCCCACCGACGCACTGCTGCGGCTGATGGTGACCCAGGGCCGAGCCCCGGCCGCGGCCCTGCTGGCCCGGGAGGGCGCCACTACCCGCTACGCCGCCGCCGGTTCGGGAATCGCCCGGTCGGACCATTTCCGCGCCGGCAGCATCACGAAGACGTTCATCGCGACGGTCGTGCTGCAACTGGCCGCCGAGCACCGGCTGTCGCTCTCCGACACGGTGGAGCAGCATCTGCCGGGCCTGGTGCGAGGAGCAGGCAACGACGGCCGCACGCTGACCCTGCGCTCCCTGCTCACCCACACCAGCGGCCTGCACGACTTCACCGCGGACACCGACGGGACCGCACCCGTCACACCCCGTCAGGCCCTACGCATCGCTCTCACCCACCCCCCGGCCGCACTCGGCCGCTTCTCCTACTCGAACACCAACTACGTCCTGCTCGGCATGGTCATCCAGCAGGTCACCGGCCGCTCGTACGCCACGGAGGCCGAGCGCCGCATCATCACTCCCCTGCGTCTGACGGGTACCTCCTTCCCCGGATCCCGCTCCTCGCTGCCCTCTCCGCACGGCCGCGCCTACGCCGCCGACGGAACCGACGTCACCGAACTCGACCCGCGGGTGGCCGGAGCCGCGGGCGAGTTGGTGACCACGCTCGCCGACCTGGACCGCTTCTACGAGGCCCTGCTCGGCGGCCGGCTGCTGCCCCCGCACTGGCTGCGCGAGATGCTCGACACCCGTGCCGCACACGGCGCGTACGGCATGGGACTGCTCCCCGAGAAACTTCCGTGCGGCACGACGGTGTGGGGGCACAACGGGCACATATCCGGCAGCTACGTGCGCACCGCAGCCACCGTCGACGGACGGCGTGTCCTCACCTTCCGCGTGAACACGGACGCGATCGCAGATCCCGGTCTCGAACCCGCGGTGCTCGCCGCCGAGTTCTGCCCCCGCACCTCGTAG
- a CDS encoding GuaB3 family IMP dehydrogenase-related protein — translation MTEIEIGRGKRGRRAYAFDDIAVVPSRRTRDPKEVSIAWQIDAYRFELPFLAAPMDSVVSPATAIRIGELGGLGVLNLEGLWTRYEDPQPLLDEIAELDSETATRRLQEIYAAPIKEELIGQRIKEVRDSGVVTAAALSPQRTAQFSKAVVDAGVDIFVIRGTTVSAEHVSGAHEPLNLKQFIYELDVPVIVGGCATYTAALHLMRTGAAGVLVGFGGGAAHTTRNVLGIQVPMATAVADVAAARRDYMDESGGRYVHVIADGGVGWSGDLAKAIACGADSVMMGSPLARATDGPGKGHHWGMEAVNEELPRGKKVALGTVGTLEEILTGPSHTPDGSMNLFGALRRAMSTTGYSELKEFQRVEVTVADSQHRR, via the coding sequence GTGACTGAGATCGAGATCGGGCGCGGCAAGCGCGGCCGCCGGGCGTACGCCTTCGACGACATCGCCGTCGTCCCCAGCCGCCGTACGCGGGACCCGAAGGAGGTCTCGATCGCCTGGCAGATCGACGCCTACCGCTTCGAGCTGCCCTTCCTGGCCGCCCCCATGGACTCGGTCGTCTCCCCGGCCACCGCGATCCGCATCGGCGAGCTCGGCGGCCTCGGCGTGCTGAACCTCGAGGGCCTGTGGACGCGCTACGAGGACCCGCAGCCGCTGCTCGACGAGATCGCGGAGCTGGACTCGGAGACCGCGACCCGCCGCCTCCAGGAGATCTACGCGGCTCCCATCAAGGAGGAGCTGATCGGGCAGCGCATCAAGGAAGTGCGCGACTCCGGAGTCGTCACCGCCGCCGCGCTCTCCCCGCAGCGCACCGCCCAGTTCTCCAAGGCCGTCGTGGACGCGGGCGTGGACATCTTCGTCATCCGCGGTACGACGGTCTCGGCGGAACACGTCTCCGGCGCGCACGAGCCGCTGAACCTGAAGCAGTTCATCTACGAGCTCGACGTCCCGGTGATCGTCGGCGGCTGCGCCACGTACACCGCCGCCCTGCACCTGATGCGCACCGGCGCGGCCGGTGTGCTGGTCGGCTTCGGCGGCGGCGCGGCACACACCACGCGCAACGTGTTGGGCATCCAGGTCCCCATGGCGACGGCTGTCGCCGACGTGGCCGCGGCGCGCCGTGACTACATGGACGAGTCCGGCGGCCGGTACGTGCACGTGATCGCGGACGGCGGTGTCGGCTGGTCCGGCGACCTGGCCAAGGCGATCGCCTGCGGCGCCGACTCCGTCATGATGGGCTCCCCGCTCGCGCGGGCGACGGACGGCCCGGGCAAGGGCCACCACTGGGGCATGGAGGCCGTGAACGAGGAACTCCCGCGTGGCAAGAAGGTCGCCCTCGGCACGGTCGGCACGCTGGAGGAGATCCTCACGGGCCCGTCCCACACGCCGGACGGCTCGATGAACCTCTTCGGCGCCCTGCGCCGTGCCATGTCCACGACGGGCTACAGCGAGCTGAAGGAGTTCCAGCGGGTCGAGGTCACGGTGGCGGATTCGCAGCACCGGCGGTAG
- a CDS encoding WhiB family transcriptional regulator, which produces MADFSRLPGPNADLWDWQLLAACRGVDSSLFFHPEGERGAARSARENSAKEVCMRCPVRAECAAHALAVREPYGVWGGLTEDEREELMGRARNRLVSASASGGHTASNN; this is translated from the coding sequence ATGGCAGATTTCTCCCGCCTTCCCGGACCGAACGCGGACCTGTGGGACTGGCAGCTGCTGGCTGCCTGTCGCGGGGTGGACAGCTCGCTCTTCTTCCATCCGGAGGGTGAGCGCGGTGCGGCGAGGAGCGCTCGTGAGAACTCGGCCAAAGAGGTCTGCATGAGGTGCCCGGTACGTGCCGAGTGCGCCGCCCACGCCTTGGCGGTGCGTGAGCCGTACGGCGTGTGGGGCGGGCTGACCGAGGACGAGCGCGAAGAACTGATGGGGCGGGCGCGCAACCGGCTGGTGTCGGCGTCGGCATCGGGCGGGCACACCGCCTCGAACAACTGA
- a CDS encoding sigma-70 family RNA polymerase sigma factor codes for MRDDEAAHAQGAIGALVHRAVDGDEQATHDLLAHVHPLALRYCRTRLSRLPGDARHFVEDLAQEVCVAVLLALPRYRDTGRPFEAFVFAIAAHKVADLQRAAMRHPGSTAVPSDEMPERPDDSLGPEERALLSSDAEWAKKLLANLPENQRELLLLRIAVGLTAEETGQMLGMSPGAVRVAQHRALSRLRALAEQ; via the coding sequence ATGCGCGACGACGAGGCGGCCCATGCCCAGGGCGCGATCGGTGCGCTCGTCCACCGCGCCGTCGACGGGGACGAGCAGGCGACGCACGACCTGCTCGCCCATGTCCACCCCCTGGCCCTGCGCTACTGCCGCACCCGTCTGTCCCGTCTTCCGGGCGACGCCCGGCACTTCGTGGAGGACCTGGCCCAGGAGGTCTGCGTGGCGGTGCTCCTCGCGCTGCCGCGCTACCGGGACACCGGGCGCCCCTTCGAGGCGTTCGTCTTCGCCATCGCCGCTCACAAGGTCGCCGACCTGCAGCGCGCGGCGATGCGCCACCCCGGCTCGACGGCCGTCCCCTCCGACGAGATGCCCGAGCGCCCGGACGACTCCCTGGGCCCGGAGGAGCGCGCCCTGCTCAGCAGCGACGCGGAATGGGCCAAGAAGCTGCTGGCCAACCTCCCCGAGAACCAGCGGGAGCTGCTGCTGCTGCGGATCGCGGTGGGACTCACGGCCGAGGAGACCGGCCAGATGTTGGGAATGTCACCCGGAGCGGTCCGGGTGGCTCAGCACAGGGCGCTGAGCCGGCTGCGCGCGCTGGCCGAGCAGTAG
- a CDS encoding serine/threonine-protein kinase, whose protein sequence is MSEAERAGTSRQDTRQDNRERLLAGRYRLGKVLGRGGMGTVWRAQDETLGRTVAVKELRFPTNIDEEEKRRLITRTLREAKAIARIRNNSAVTVFDVVQEDDRPWIVMELVEGKSLAEVIREDGLLEPKRAAEVGLAVLDVLRSAHREGILHRDVKPSNVLIAEDGRVVLTDFGIAQVEGDPSITSTGMLVGAPSYISPERARGHKPGPAADLWSLGGLLYAAVEGAPPYDKGSAIATLTAVMTEPLEEPKNAGPLKDVIHGLLTKDPAQRLDDAGARAMLNSVLHARETAEPEPMDATKVVPLPAQPDRSSGKSSSSGSGSGGKRGEEAGERLRGALRSVRKAAAGSAAGGSAAAAESGAGKGSSGSAGTASAESDSGAGRAGAAGASGAQSGSVAAGAGGRSGSEAKTAAGGRSSGWPVMPPPDLPPRPVPRAPLTDVVPRRTLVIIAVVVVLAVIGTVLAIVLSGDGKDSEGASGKGGGKTVATASGSADTKGDDPDGTRTDGGETQPAPSGPASNSTPSGRASGSSGEGGSGAKGTAAESTHQGNQGYSIGLPKGWKYQSTGAAGDRFTGPDGQKLLIAWTSTPKGDPVADWKSQERYMVRAQYKKIRIEKVDYRGWNTADWEFTYTDGGTKYRTIDRGFVVDDRQGYALMYTAKAAGWDGDSRKETWRTLTKTFEPKS, encoded by the coding sequence ATGTCGGAGGCGGAGCGGGCGGGCACATCTCGTCAGGACACTCGTCAGGACAACAGGGAGCGTCTCCTCGCGGGGCGTTACCGGCTGGGCAAGGTACTCGGCCGCGGAGGCATGGGCACCGTGTGGCGGGCCCAGGACGAGACCCTCGGGCGGACGGTCGCCGTCAAGGAGCTGCGGTTCCCGACGAACATCGACGAGGAGGAGAAGCGGCGGCTGATCACGCGGACGCTGCGCGAGGCCAAGGCGATCGCGCGGATCCGCAACAACAGCGCCGTGACGGTCTTCGACGTCGTCCAGGAGGACGACCGGCCCTGGATCGTGATGGAGCTCGTCGAGGGCAAGTCGCTCGCCGAGGTCATCCGGGAGGACGGCCTCCTCGAGCCGAAGCGCGCCGCCGAGGTCGGGCTCGCCGTCCTCGACGTGCTGCGGTCGGCCCACCGCGAGGGCATCCTGCACCGCGACGTGAAGCCGTCGAACGTGCTGATCGCCGAGGACGGCCGGGTCGTGCTCACCGACTTCGGCATCGCCCAGGTCGAGGGCGACCCGTCCATCACCTCGACCGGCATGCTCGTCGGCGCGCCCTCCTACATCTCCCCGGAGCGGGCGCGCGGGCACAAGCCGGGCCCGGCGGCCGACCTGTGGTCGCTCGGCGGGCTGCTGTACGCGGCGGTGGAAGGCGCGCCGCCGTACGACAAGGGGTCGGCCATAGCGACCCTCACGGCCGTGATGACCGAGCCGCTGGAGGAGCCGAAGAACGCGGGCCCGCTGAAGGACGTCATCCACGGGCTGCTCACCAAGGACCCCGCGCAGCGGCTCGACGACGCCGGGGCCCGAGCGATGCTGAACTCGGTCCTGCACGCGCGCGAGACGGCCGAGCCCGAGCCCATGGACGCGACGAAGGTCGTGCCGCTGCCGGCGCAGCCGGACAGGTCCTCGGGCAAGAGCAGTTCGTCCGGGTCCGGGTCCGGGGGCAAGCGGGGCGAGGAGGCCGGGGAGCGGTTGCGCGGCGCGCTGCGTTCCGTGCGCAAGGCCGCTGCGGGATCGGCTGCCGGGGGATCGGCCGCCGCTGCCGAGTCCGGCGCGGGCAAGGGCTCTTCCGGGTCGGCGGGCACGGCCTCCGCCGAGTCGGACAGCGGCGCGGGCCGGGCCGGGGCCGCGGGCGCGTCCGGGGCACAGTCGGGCTCGGTGGCCGCCGGCGCCGGTGGGCGGAGCGGGTCGGAGGCCAAGACGGCGGCCGGGGGACGGAGTTCGGGTTGGCCCGTCATGCCGCCGCCGGACCTGCCGCCGAGGCCCGTGCCCCGGGCGCCGCTCACCGACGTGGTGCCGCGGCGGACCCTGGTGATCATCGCGGTGGTCGTGGTGCTCGCCGTGATCGGCACCGTGCTCGCCATCGTGCTCAGTGGTGACGGCAAGGATTCCGAGGGGGCCTCCGGAAAGGGCGGCGGGAAGACCGTCGCCACGGCGTCCGGCAGCGCCGACACCAAGGGCGACGATCCCGACGGCACCCGTACGGACGGCGGGGAGACTCAGCCCGCGCCGTCCGGCCCCGCCTCGAACAGCACGCCGAGCGGCCGGGCGAGCGGTTCCTCGGGCGAGGGCGGCTCCGGCGCCAAGGGCACCGCGGCGGAGTCGACTCACCAGGGAAACCAGGGGTACTCGATCGGTCTGCCGAAGGGGTGGAAGTACCAGTCCACGGGTGCGGCGGGCGACCGCTTCACCGGGCCCGACGGGCAGAAGCTGCTCATCGCCTGGACGTCCACGCCCAAGGGCGACCCGGTGGCGGACTGGAAGAGCCAGGAGCGCTACATGGTGCGCGCGCAGTACAAGAAGATCCGCATAGAGAAGGTGGACTACCGAGGCTGGAACACGGCCGACTGGGAGTTCACCTACACGGACGGCGGCACCAAGTACCGGACCATCGACCGGGGTTTCGTGGTCGACGACCGGCAGGGGTACGCGCTGATGTACACGGCGAAGGCGGCCGGCTGGGACGGCGATTCGCGCAAGGAGACGTGGCGGACGCTGACGAAGACCTTCGAACCCAAGTCCTGA